From the Mycobacteriales bacterium genome, the window ATCGCGCTCGTCGGCGACGACGGGTGGATCTCGTTCGCCGCCACCGACCCGCCCGCCCCGCCCGAGGCGATGGCGATGCGCATCCGCGTCGGCGAGGGCGTCTCCGGCCGCATCGTCGAGACCGGCGAGCCGGTCTACATCGGCGACATCCACACCGACCCGAACGTCACCGAGGAACGCCGGCAGCGCAGCGTCTCCGCCGGCGTCATCGCCTACTTCGGCGCCCCGCTCATCACCGAGGGCCGCCCGATCGGCGTGCTCCAGATCGACTCGCCCGTCGCCGACGTGTGGGGCGAGGAGGACCGGCTCACGCTGCTGTCGTTCACCCCGATCGTCGCCTCCGCCGTCCAGAACGCGCGGCTGCACGAGCGCGAGCAGGCGGCGTTGCGGCGGCTCGAGGAGCTCGACCAGCGGCAGCGGGACTTCGTCGCGATGGTCAGCCACGAGCTGCGCACGCCGCTCACCGCCGTCATGGGGTACGCGGAGACGATCGTCGACCACGCTCCCCAGCTCGGCCTCGACGGCGTCGTCGGCCTGGTCGAACGCTCCCGCAACGCCGCCACCCGCCTCGCCCGCCTGGTCGACCAGCTCCTCGACCTGTCGGTGCTCCAGCGCGGCGAGCTGCGCCTGTCGCTCGCGCCCGTCGACCTCGGCGCCCTGCTCGCCGAGGTCGTCGCCGGCACCCCCGACGGCCGCACCGTCACCCTCGACGTCGACCCCGACCTGCCCCCGGTGACGACGGACGCCGGCCGGCTCACCCAGGCGGTCGCCGCCCTGGTCGACAACGCCGTGAAGTTCTCCACCGCCGACGTCGCCGTCTCCGCCGCCCGCGCCGGCGACGCCGTCGAGATCCGCGTCGCCGACCACGGGGTCGGCATCCCGGAGGAGGACCACGACCGCATCTACGAGCGGTTCGTCCAGCTCGAACGCGCCAACGTCCGCAGCATCGGTGGCTTCGGCCTCGGCCTCTACGTCGTCCGCCAGGTCAGCGCCGCCCTCGGCGCGACCGTCACGGTGGAGTCGACCGTCGGCGAGGGCTCGACGTTCACCATGCGCCTCCCGCTGGGGTAGGCGCCGCGCGGAGAGGTGGAGGGGGCGGACCGGTTCCCCCGACTAAAGGAGCCGTAGGCGGGACTAGGGGGAACTGGTCCGCCCCCTCCGCCCACCCGACGGCGCGCCGCCCACCACGCGCGAGGTGTAGGCGGGACAGTCGGGGGGAAGCCGCCGCCGATGCCCCCTCGGAGGTCCCCCTCGTGAGTGCCGTAACGAACTACTTCCAGCTCGACCGTCGCGGCTCGACCGTCGAACGCGAGGTCCGCGGCGGCCTCGCGACGTTCTTCACGATGGCGTACATCGTCGTGCTGAACCCCCTCATCGTCGGCACCGCCAAGGACGCGAACGGCCAGGTGCTCGGCATCCCGCGGGTCGCCGCCGCGACCGCGCTGGTGGCGGGTGTCATGACGTTGCTGATGGGCGTCGTGGGCCGGTACCCGTTCGCGATCGCGGCGGGGCTCGGGCTGAACGCGTTCGTGACGTTCACGCTGGCGTCGCAGATGTCGTGGCCGGCCGCGATGGGGCTGGTCGTACTCGAGGGGCTCGTCATCACGGTGCTGGTGCTGACCGGCTTCCGGGTGGCGGTGTTCGAGGCGATCCCGGCGGCGTTGAAGGCGGCGATCAGCGTCGGGATCGGGCTGTTCATCGCGCTGATCGGGTTCGTGGACGCCGGGTTCGTGCGGCGGTCCGGGGCGGCGCCGGTGCCGGTGCAGCTCGGCGCGGCGGGGCGGCTCACCGGGTGGCCGACGGTGGTGTTCGTGTTCGGCCTGCTGCTGACGGCGATCCTCGTGGCGCGCCGCACGCGCGGCGCGATCCTGCTGTCGATCCTCGTGACGACCGTGGTGGCGGCGGTCGTGGAGGCGGTGTTCGACATCGGCCCGGCGCTGCCCGACGGCGGCAACGCCTCCGGCTGGCAGCTCAACGTCCCGCGCCTGCCGGACAAGGTGTTCGCCACGCCGGACCTCGGGCTGCTGGGGAGGTTCAGCCTCGGCGGGTCGTTCGCCAAGGTGGGCATCGTCGCGGCGGTGCTGTTCGTGTTCACGCTGATGCTCAGCGACTTCTTCGACACGATGGGCACGATCGTCGGCGTCGGCGCCGAGGGCGGCATGCTGGACGACAACGGCGGCCTGCCGGGCGCGGAGCGGGTGCTGTTCGTGGACTCGCTCGCCGCCGTCGCGGGCGGCGCGGCGTCCACCTCCTCGAACACCACCTACATCGAGTCGGCGGCCGGTGTCGGCGAGGGCGCCCGCACCGGCCTCGCGTCCGTCGTCACGGGGCTGCTGTTCCTGCTCGCGCTGTTCTTCACGCCGCTGGTGAGCGTGGTGCCGTACGAGGCGGCCAGCCCGGCGCTGGTCATCGTCGGCTTCCTGATGATCACCAACGTCCGCGCGATCCCGTGGGACGACTTCGGCGTGGCGATCCCGGCGTTCCTCACGATCGTGGTGATGCCGTTCACGTACAGCATCACCAACGGCATCGGCGCCGGCTTCGTGTCCTACGTCGCGATCCGGGCGGCGCAGGGCCGGGCCCGCGAGGTGAGCTGGATGCTGTGGCTGATCAGCGCGCTCTTCGTCGTCTACTTCGCGATCGCGCCGATCGAGCGGTGGCTGGAGCGGCTGACCGGGTAAAACCACTGTCGTTAGCAAGGCTCATGAGTTATGCTAACGACATGCCCACGAGGACCGCCGACGCCGCGCTCGCCAGCCACCTGCGGATGAGCGTCATGCGGCTCGGCCGGCGGCTGCGGCAGCAGCGCGCCGACGACACGCTGACCCCCTCGCAGATCGCCGCGCTCGCCACGCTGGACCGTTGCGGCGCCCGCACCCTCGCCGAGCTCGCGGCCGCCGAGCACGTGCAGCCGCCGTCCATGCACCGCATCTGCGGCGCGCTGGAGGAGCTCGGCCTGGTGACCAAGACCCCGCACCCGACGGACCGCCGCCAGGTGCAGTACGCCGTGACGCCCGAGGGGGCGCGGCTGCTCGCGGAGGACCGCAAGCGCCGCGACGCCTGGCTGGTCCGGCGGCTCGACGACCTCACGCCCGCGGAGGTAGCAGTCCTCCGCGAGGCCGCCCCGATCCTCGAACGGCTGGCCGTCTCGTGACCCCGATGTTCCGCTCGCTCGCCATCCGCAACTACCGGCTCTTCGCGTCCGGCCAGCTCGTCAGCCTCACCGGCACCTGGATGCAGAACGTCGCCCAGGACTGGCTGGTGCTCGACCTCACCCACCGCAGCGGCACCGCGCTCGGCGTGACGACGGCGCTGCAGTTCCTCCCGATGCTGCTGTTCGGGCTGTGGGGCGGCGTGTTCGCCGACCGCCACGACAAGCGCCGCGTCATGCTCGCCACGCAGGCGACGCAGGGCACGCTCGCGTTCTCCCTCGGCCTGCTCGTCGTCACCGGCGTGGTGCAGACGTGGATGGTGTTCGCGTTCGCGTTCGCGCTCGGCATGACGACGGTGTTCGACCTGCCGGCGCGGCAGGCGTTCGTGGTCGAGATGGTCGGCCCGGACGACGTGACCAACGCCGTCGGCCTGAACTCCGCGACGTTCAACTCGGCCCGCATCGTCGGCCCGGCGATCGCCGGCCTGATGATCGCCCACGGCGGCACGCCGCCGGTGTTCTTCCTCAACGCCGCGTCGTACCTCGCGGTCATCGTCGGCCTGCTGCGCATCAACGAGGCGGAGCTGTTCCCCGGCCGCCGCGTCGAGCGGGCGAAGGGCCAGCTCCGCGCCGGCCTGACCTACGTGCGCCGCCGCCGCGACCTGCTGCTGCCGATCGTGCTCGTCGGCGTCATCGGCATGGTCGGCCTGAACTTCCAGATCACGCTCGCGCTGATGGCGCGCAACGAGTTCCACAAGGACGCCAGCACCTACGGCACGCTCTCCGCGCTGCTCGCCGCCGGCTCGCTCGTCGGCGCGCTGCTCACCGCCCGGCGGAAGCGGCCGACGCAGACCGTGCTGCTCGGCTCGGCGATCGCGTTCGGCGTGCTGGAGACGGCACTCGGCCTGATGCCGAACATCGTGCTGTTCGCGATCGTGCTGGTGCCCTGCGGCTTCGCGGTGATCACGTTCACCTCGACGGCGCTGTCGACGGTGCAGATCGGCGCCGGCGAGGACATGCGCGGGCGGGTGCTCGCGCTGTACGCGCTGGTGTTCGTCGGCGGCACGCCGTTCGGCGCCCCGGTGATCGGCTGGCTCGGCCAGCACGTCGGCCCGCGGTCGACGCTCGTCGTCGGCGGCCTGGGCAGCCTGGCCGTCTCGCTCGCCACCGGCGCGCTGCTCGTGCGCTCGGGCGGGCGGCTGCCGTTCCGGCGCGCGCGGGCGGTGCCACCGGCCCCCGTGCCGTACGAAGTCGTCCGCTGACCTAGGCTCTCGCCTGTGACGACGACGCGCCGCCGCGTGCTCGCCGGGGTGCTCGGCACCCTCGGCCTGCTCGCCGTCCTCTACGCCGCCGACGTGGCCCTCGCGAGCGGCAAGGTGCCGCGGGGCACCACGGTCGACGGCGTCGCGATCGGCGGGAAGAGCCGCGCCGAGGCGGAACGGCTCGTCGCCGCGCGCGTCCGCGTGCCCGGCGCGGTCACCGTGACGCTGCCGGACGGGGCCGACCCGCTGTGGCTCGACCCGGCGAAGGTCGGGCTGCGACTCGACGCGCGCGCGACCGTCGACAAGGCGCGCGCCGAGTCGCTGAACCCGGTCGCCCGCATCGGCGGGCTGTTCGGCCACCGGACGATCGAACCGGTGACGGCCGTCGACGAGGCCCGGCTGCGCGACGCGGTCGCCGCCTGGAAGAAGAAGGTCGACCGCAACGCGCGCGAGGGCGCGATCCGCTTCGACGGCGTGACGCCGGTGCCGGTGCTGCCGCTGGAGGGGCGCAGCGTCGACGTCGACAAGACCGCCGCCGCCGTCGCCGCGGCGTTCCCGAAGACCGACACGGTCGCCGCGACGGTCGCCACCACGCCGGTGCGCACGACCGCGGGGGCGGTGACCCAGGCGCTCGAACAGGTCGCCGAGCCGGCCGTCGCCGCGCCCGTCATGCTCGCCGCCCCCGCCAAGAGCGCGACCATGACGCGCGCGCAGATCGCGAAGGTGCTGACGTTCGTCCCCGGCCCCGACGGGACGCTCCAGCCGTACCTCGACGCGAAGCGCGTCGGCGCCGTCCTCGCCGACACGCTGAAGCCGGTGGAGACGCCGCCGAAGGACGCGCCGGTCACCGTCGACGCCGCCGGCAAGGTCACCATCGGGGCGTCCGTCAACGGCGTGACCGTCGACCGCGACGCGCTCACCGCCGCGCTGCTGCCGGTGCTCGCCGACCCCGCGCCGCGCCGGGTGACGCTGGTCGTGGAGACGGCGTTGCCGCGGCTCACGACGGAGAAGGCGAAGACGCTCGGCATCAAGGAGAAGGTGTCGGAGTTCACCACCTACCACCCGTGCTGCCGCCCGCGCGTGCAGAACATCCACACCATCGCCGACATCGTGAAGGGCGCCGTCGTGCTGCCGGGGGAGACGTTCTCCCTCAACGGCTACGTCGGCGAGCGCGACCGCGGCCGCGGCTTCGTCGAGGCCCCGATGATCCTCAACGGCCGGTTCGTGCCGGCCGTCGGCGGCGGCGTCTCGCAGTTCGCCACGACGATGTTCAACGCGGTGTTCTTCGGCGGCTTCGAGGACGTCTACCACAAGCCGCACAGCTACTACATCAGCCGCTACCCGGCCGGCCGCGAGGCCACCGTCTCCACGCCCGCGCCGGACCTGAAGTGGCGCAACGACTCGCCGTACGGCGTGCTCGTCACGACCTCGTACACCGCCAAGTCGATCACCGTGACGTTCTGGTCGACCAAGCGGTACGACATCGAGTCGGTGTCCGGCCCGCGCACCCGCGTCCGCGGCTACACGACGCAGTACGACTCGAGCCCGACCTGCGAGTCGTCGTCCGGCGAGCCGGGCTTCGACATCGACGTGTGGCGGGTGTTCAAGCAGGGCGGCAAGGAGATCCGGCGGCAGCGGTTCCACACGCGGTACCTGCCGGAGCCGCGGTTCGTCTGCCGCCGCTAGCTCAGCCGGTGCAGTGCGGGCCGTCCGGCTCCTGGTGCAGCGACGCGACGCCGCGCGGCAGGCCCGGTACCACGCGGGTGAGGTCGACCACGAGGTGGTCGGCGACGAACCCGGGCCGCGACACCAGCCGCAGCCGGTACCGGTCCATCGACCGCGGCGCCGGGCCGTACTCGTAGTCGCCCGCGCCGTTGAACCGCGCGCCGTGGCAGGCGCACTCGAACCACCCGCTGCTCGCGCACACCTCCGGCAGCGCGCAGCCGAGGTGCGTGCACTTGTTCACCAGCGCCAGCACCCCGCCCGCGGCGACGTCGGCGTGCAACGCCGCCAGCTCGGCCGGGGGCTGGTACCGCACCAGCGCCAGGTGCAGGTCCTGGTAGACCCGCACGCCGCGCGGCCGCTGCGCCAGGTCGGCCAGCACGTCCGGCAGCGCGCCGAGGTCGTGCGCGGCCTTCTCGTTCTGCGCGACCGCGGTCATCGCCCCCTTGAGGCCGACGACCCCGAACGTCGCGCCTATCACGCCCCCACCCAGCAGCATCCGCCTCGTGATCCCCATGCGGCGAGGGTACGCCCGCTGTCCAGGGAGGATGTCCGGTGATGCGTGCCTTCGTCGCGATCGTCCCGCCGCCGCCCGCGCTGGCGGCCCTGGCGCGCGCGGTGGCGCCGTTGCGCGCCGCCCACGCGGCCTCGTGGGTGCCGCCGGAACGCCTGCACCTGACGCTGGCGTTCCTCGGCGACGTGGCCGAGCCGGTGCTGCCGCGGCTCGGTGACGCGCTGGCCGCGGCCGTCGCGGGGACGGCGGCGTTCGGGCTGCGGGTCGCCGGTGGCGGGGCGTTCCCGCGCCCGGCCCGGCCGCGCGTGCTCTGGGCCGGGATCGACGGCGAGGTCGACGCGCTGGCCCGGCTCGCCCGCGCCGTCCGCCGCGCCGCGCGGTCGGCGGGGGTCGACGTGGAGCGGGCGCCGTACGTCCCGCACGTCACGGTCGCGCGGGTCCGCGCGACGCCGGTCGACGGCCCCGCCTGCGTCGCCGCGCTGGACGCGGTGCGCGGCGAGCCGTGGCAGGTGACCGGGGCGGTGCTGATGCGCAGCGTGCTCGGCCCGAAGCCGGTGTACGAGCCGCTGCGGGACCTGCCGTTCGGCTACCAGGCGTAGGCCTCCGGCGCGGGCCCGCCGGGGCCGGGGAAGATCTCGTCGAGGCGGTTCAACGCCTTCTCGTCCAGCTCGATCTCGACCGCGCGCAGCGCGCCGGTGAGCTGGTCCAGGGTGCGCGGCCCGATGATCGGCGCGGTCACGACCGGGCGGGACAGCAGCCAGGCCAGGCCGACGTTCGCCGGGTCCTCGCCGAGGTCGTCGCAGAACGCCTCGTACTGCTCGATCGCCGGCCGGTGCTGCTCCAGCAGCTCCTGGGTGCGCTCGCTCGCGCTGCGCCCCTCCTTCGCCTTGCGGAGGATGCCGCCGAGCAGGCCGCGCATGAGCGGGCTCCACGGGATCAGCCCGAGGCCGTACGCCTCGCAGGCCGGCACCACCTCGAGCTCGATGGTCCGCTCGACCAGGTTGTAGAGGCTCTGCTCGCTGGTCAGGCCGAGGAAGTGCCGCGCCTTCGCGGCCTCGTTCGCCTGCGCGATGTGCCAGCCGGCGAAGTTCGAGGAGCCGACGTAGAGGATCTTGCCCTGCGCGACGAGCGTCTCCATCGCCTGCCAGATCTCGTCCCACGGCGTGTTCCGGTCGACGTGGTGCATCTGGTACAGGTCGATGTAGTCGGTCCGCAGCCGCTTCAGGCTGGCGTCGCAGGCGCGGCGGATGTTCAGCGCGGAGAGGCGGCCGTCGTTCGGCCAGTCGCCCATGTCGCCGTAGAGCTTGGTGGCGACGACGGTCCGCTCGCGGCGGCCGCCGCCCTGCGCGAACCACCGCCCGATGATCTGCTCGGTCCAGCCCTCGCCCTTCTTCCAGCCGTAGACGTTCGCGGTGTCGAAGAAGTTGACGCCCGCCTCGTGGGCGGCGTCCATGATCGCGTGGCTGTCCTCCTCGCTGGTCTCCGGCCCGAAGTTCATCGTGCCGAGGCAGAGGCGGCTGACCTTGAGGCCGGTACGGCCGAGCTGAGTGAAACGCATGTCCCCACCCTACGTTCAACGCGCCGCCGACGGGGAAGGGCGGTCGGCGAGGGGCGGCCCACGCCCGCCGACGCCCGCGACCTCGCCGTGCCCCGACCGGCGGGGTCGCGGTGCCCCTCTCCCGGCGCGGCGTAGGTTCGGCGCGTGGACGACCGCGCGACGCTCGCCCGTCGCTTCTACCGGCACGGCCGGTCGGTCCACTCGACGCGGATGTACGCCGACCTGATGCTCCGCTGCGCGCGCGACATCGAGGCCGGCGGCCCGGTGCTGGCGCTGATGGCCGGCCACGCCGGCCCGCCCGACTCGGTGCCCGCGCTGCGGCTGCTCGGCGCCGTGCACCGGCTGGTGCTGACCGGGCGCGCACCGGAGCTGGCGGCGTTCTACCCGTCGGCCGGCGGGCTGTACGACGGCGACGCGGCGTGGCCGGCGTTCCTGCGCGTGGTGTCGGAGCGGGCGGGTGAGCTGGCGCCGTACCTGGACCGGACCGTGCAGACGAACGAGCCCGCCCGCGCCGCCGCGCTGCTGCCCGGCTTCGCCGCGGTGTCGCGCGAGTACGGGCGGCCGTTGCGGCTGCTCGAGGTCGGCGCGAGCGCGGGGCTGCTGCTGCGGTGGGACGCCTACCGCTACGAGTGGGACGGCGGCGGCTGGGGGCCGCCGGACTCGCCGGTCGTGCTGACGGCGGCGGCGGTGGACGTCGACCCCGCGCTGCGCGTCGCGGACCGCCGGGGCTGCGACCGCTCGCCCGTCGACGTCACGACGGAGGAGGGGCGGCTGACGTTGCTGTCGTACGTCTGGCCGGACCAGCCGGAGCGCCTCGCCCGGCTGCGCGCGGCGTTCGCGGTGGCGGCCGCGGCGCCGGCGACCGTGGACCGCGCGGACGCGGTCGAGTGGACGCGCGCCCGGCTCGCGGCGGACCACGGCGGGGCCGTGCCGGTCGTCTACCACTCGATCGTCATGCAGTACCTGCCGCCTGACGCGCGGGCGGCGTTCGCGGCGGTGGTCCGCGCGGGGGACGCGCCGCGGGCGTGGCTGCGGTTCGAGCCGGAGGGCGCGGAGTTCGTGGTGCGGCTGACGACCTGGCCGGGCGGCGAGGAGCGCGTGCTCGCGCACGCGAACCCGCACGGCTACGGCGTGACGCTGCTCACGACGTAGTCGACGCAGGCGGTCAGCGCGCGCACGTCGTCCGGGTCGATCGCCGGGAACAGGCCGACGCGGAGCTGGTTGCGGCCGAGCTTGCGGTACGGCTCGGTGTCGACGATCCCGTTGGCGCGCAAGGCCTTCGTCACCGCCGTCGCGTCGATCGCGGCGTCGAGGTCGACCGTGCCGACGACGTGCGAGCGGTGCTCCGGGTCCTTGACGAACGGCGTCGCGTACGCGCTCGCCTCCGCCCAGCCGTAGAGCGCCGCGGCGCTCTCGTCGCAGCGCGCCGCCGCGCCCTCCAGGCCGCCGATCGACAGCAGCCAGCCGACCTGGTCGGCGAGCAGGAACAACGTCGCCAGCGCCGGCGTGTTGTACGTCTGGTCCAGCCGGGAGTTGTCGCGAGCGATCGTCAGGTCGAGGCTGGCCGGGACCCAGCGGCCGCTCGCCTTGATCCGGTCGATGCGGTCGAGCGCTCGTGGTGAGACCAGTGCGAGCCAGAGGCCGCCGTCGGCCGCGAACACCTTCTGCGGCGCGAAGTAGTACACGTCGAACTCGCGCGGGTCGACGCGCAGCCCGCCCGCCGCCGACGTCGCGTCGACCGCGACGAACGCCTCCGGGCTGGGGCGGCGGATCGTCACCGCCGCGCCGGTCGAGGTCTCGTTGTGGGTCAGCGCGTAGAGGTCGACCTCGTCGTCGGGGACCGGCTCGGCGACGGCGCCCGGCTCGGCGCGGACCACGCTCGGCTCGGCGAGGAACGGCGCGTTCGTGACGGCCTCGGCGAACTTCGCGCTGAACTCGCCGAAGACGCAGTGCTGGCTGCGCCGCTCCACCAGCCCGAACGTCGCGGCGTCCCAGAACGCCGTCGTGCCGCCGTTGCCGAGCAGCACCTCGTACCCGTCCGGCAGGCCGAACAGCTCGGCCAGCCCCTCCCGCACCCGGCGCACGACGTCGCGCACCCCGGCCTGGCGGTGGGACGTGCCGAGGTACGACGTGCCGGTCGCGGCCAGCGCCGCGAGCTGCTCCGGCCGCACCTTGCTCGGGCCGCAGCCGAACCGGCCGTCGCGGGGGAGCAGGTCGTCCGGGATGCGCAGCCCGGCCACCTACTGGACCTCGGAGAGCGGGCGCGGCCCCGGGCCCGCGTACTTCGCCGACGGGCGGATCAGCCGGCCCTCGCGCTTCTGCTCGAGGATGTGCGCCGACCAGCCGGCCGTGCGCGCGCAGGCGAACATCGACGTGAACAGGCTCGCCGGCACCTCGGCGTAGTCGAGGACGACCGCGCTCCAGAACTCGACGTTCGTCGACAGCACGCGGTCCGGCTTGCGGGCGTGCAGCTCCGCCAGCGCCGCCTTCTCCAGCGCCTCCGCGACCTCGTACCGGCGCGAGCCGATCTCCCGCGCCGTGCGCCGCAGCACCCGCGCGCGCGGGTCCTCGGCGCGGTAGACGCGGTGGCCGAAGCCCATCAGCCGCTCGCCGCGGTCGAGGACGCCCTTCACGTACGCGGTCGCGTCGCCAGAGCGTTCGACGTCGTCCAGCATCTGGAGCACCCGGCTCGGGGCGCCGCCGTGCAGCGGCCCCGACAGCGCGCCGACCGCCGCCGACATCGCCGCCGCGACGTCCGCGCCGGTCGAGGCGACCACGCGCGCGGTGAACGTCGAGGCGTTCATTCCGTGCTCCGCCGCCGACACCCAGTACGCGTCGACCGCCTTGACGTGGTTCGGGTCGGCCTCGCCGCGCCAGCGGATGAGGAAGCGCTCCGGGATGCTGCGCGCCTTGTCGATCTCGCTCTGCGGCACCGGCGGCTTGTCCACCCCGCGGGCCGCCTGCGCGACGAACGACATCGCCGTCACCGAGCAGCGCGCCAGGTCGTCGCGGGCGCGTTCGTCGTCGATGTCGATGAGCTGCTTGAGCCCCCACATCGGCGCCATCTCGGCCAGCGCGCTCTGCACGTCCACCCGCGCGTCGCCGGACCGGTGCGGGATCGGGATCGGCTCCGCCGGCGGCAGGCCCGGCAGGAACGAGCCGTCCACCAGCAGCCCCCACACGTGCTCGTACGGCTCGGCGCCGACGAGGTCCTCGATGTCCACGCCGCGGTAGCGCAGGGCGCTGCCTTCCTTGTCCGGCTCCGCGATCTGGGTCTCGAACGCGACGACGCCTTCGAGTCCCGACTTCACCTCGGTCAACGGGGGCCTTCTCTCTGGTCGTGCTCGGTCACTGGGCAGCGCCCCCATCTTCTCGCGGCGCGTGCCGTCCTGTCGCGCCCCGCCCCGTCGGCGAGGATGTGACGCATGGACGAGGACCTGCCCGGCACCGTCGTCGCCCGCCGCGAGTACACCGGCGGCGCGTTGGACGAGGCCGCGCTGGCACCGGAGCCGATGGCGCAGTTCGCGGCGTGGTTCGCCGACGCCGTCGCCCGCGGCGTGCCCGAGCCGGACGCGATGTGCCTCGCCACCGTCTCGCCCGAGGGCGCCCCCGCGTCGCGGATGGTGCTGCTCAAGGGGTGGGACGAGCGCGGCTTCGTGTTCTGCACCAACTACACCTCGCGCAAGGGCGTTCACCTGGCCGCGTCGCCCGTCGCCGCGCTGACGTTCCGCTGGGCCGCCGTCGAACGCCAGGTCTGCGTCACCGGCCGGACCCGCCGCACCACCGCGAAGGAGAGCGACGCCTGGTGGGCGCTGCGCCCCCGCGGCGCGCAGCTCGGCGCGCTCGCCTCCGCCCAGTCCTCCGTGCTGCCGTCGCGGGCGTGGCTGGAGTCGCGCGTCGCCACGCTCGCGTCGACGTACGAGGGCCGCGACGTGCCGCGCCCGGCGTACTGGGGCGGCGTTCGGGTAGTGCCCGACACCGTGGAGCTCTGGCAGGGCCGGCCGAACCGGCTGCACGACCGGCTGCGGTACTCGCGGCGCTCCCGCGGCTGGCGGGTGGAGCGGCTCGCCCCGTGACCGACGTCACGATCCCGGAGCCCACCGGCTCCGACGAGCCGGAACGCCCCGGCACCTGGCGCGAACGCGTCCGCGGCATCGCCGTCGACCTGTCGCCGCTGCGCGAGTCGCCGGACTACCGGCGCATCTTCTTCGGCGAGTCGATCTCCACCATCGGCACCCAGATGACCGCCGTCGCGGTGCCGATCGAGGTCTACCGGATCACCCACTCCTCGCTCTACGTCGGCCTGCTCGGCTTCGCGTCGTTGATCCCGCTCGTCGTCTTCGGCCTGATCGGCGGCTCCATCGCCGACGCGGTGGACCGCCGCCGCCTGATGCTCGTCACGTCGTCGCTGCTCGGCGTCGTGAGCGGGCTGCTGTTCCTCCAGGCGCTGCTCGACCTGCGGCAGGTCTGGCTGCTGTACGTGCTGGTCTTCCTGCAGTCGGCTCTCTTCGCCGTGGACGCCCCGGCGCGGCGTTCGGTCATCCCGCGGCTGCTGCCCGCCCGGCAGATCCCCGCCGCCACCGCGCTGTCGCAGGTGCTGTGGAACTTCGCCACCGTCGTCGGCCCGCTCCTCGCCGGCGTGATCGTCGGGACGCTCGGGCTGGAGTGGGCGTACGGCATCGACGCGGTGTCGTTCGCGGCGTCGTTCGCCGCCGCCGTGTCGCTCGCCGCGATGCCGCCCGAAGGCGGCGGCACCGCCGCCGGGGTCGGCTCCGTCCTCGAAGGGCTGCGGTACCTTCGCACGCAGCCGGTGCTGCTG encodes:
- a CDS encoding DUF2332 domain-containing protein; protein product: MDDRATLARRFYRHGRSVHSTRMYADLMLRCARDIEAGGPVLALMAGHAGPPDSVPALRLLGAVHRLVLTGRAPELAAFYPSAGGLYDGDAAWPAFLRVVSERAGELAPYLDRTVQTNEPARAAALLPGFAAVSREYGRPLRLLEVGASAGLLLRWDAYRYEWDGGGWGPPDSPVVLTAAAVDVDPALRVADRRGCDRSPVDVTTEEGRLTLLSYVWPDQPERLARLRAAFAVAAAAPATVDRADAVEWTRARLAADHGGAVPVVYHSIVMQYLPPDARAAFAAVVRAGDAPRAWLRFEPEGAEFVVRLTTWPGGEERVLAHANPHGYGVTLLTT
- a CDS encoding citrate synthase 2; this encodes MTEVKSGLEGVVAFETQIAEPDKEGSALRYRGVDIEDLVGAEPYEHVWGLLVDGSFLPGLPPAEPIPIPHRSGDARVDVQSALAEMAPMWGLKQLIDIDDERARDDLARCSVTAMSFVAQAARGVDKPPVPQSEIDKARSIPERFLIRWRGEADPNHVKAVDAYWVSAAEHGMNASTFTARVVASTGADVAAAMSAAVGALSGPLHGGAPSRVLQMLDDVERSGDATAYVKGVLDRGERLMGFGHRVYRAEDPRARVLRRTAREIGSRRYEVAEALEKAALAELHARKPDRVLSTNVEFWSAVVLDYAEVPASLFTSMFACARTAGWSAHILEQKREGRLIRPSAKYAGPGPRPLSEVQ
- the pdxH gene encoding pyridoxamine 5'-phosphate oxidase — protein: MDEDLPGTVVARREYTGGALDEAALAPEPMAQFAAWFADAVARGVPEPDAMCLATVSPEGAPASRMVLLKGWDERGFVFCTNYTSRKGVHLAASPVAALTFRWAAVERQVCVTGRTRRTTAKESDAWWALRPRGAQLGALASAQSSVLPSRAWLESRVATLASTYEGRDVPRPAYWGGVRVVPDTVELWQGRPNRLHDRLRYSRRSRGWRVERLAP
- the serC gene encoding phosphoserine transaminase, producing the protein MAGLRIPDDLLPRDGRFGCGPSKVRPEQLAALAATGTSYLGTSHRQAGVRDVVRRVREGLAELFGLPDGYEVLLGNGGTTAFWDAATFGLVERRSQHCVFGEFSAKFAEAVTNAPFLAEPSVVRAEPGAVAEPVPDDEVDLYALTHNETSTGAAVTIRRPSPEAFVAVDATSAAGGLRVDPREFDVYYFAPQKVFAADGGLWLALVSPRALDRIDRIKASGRWVPASLDLTIARDNSRLDQTYNTPALATLFLLADQVGWLLSIGGLEGAAARCDESAAALYGWAEASAYATPFVKDPEHRSHVVGTVDLDAAIDATAVTKALRANGIVDTEPYRKLGRNQLRVGLFPAIDPDDVRALTACVDYVVSSVTP
- a CDS encoding MFS transporter, yielding MTDVTIPEPTGSDEPERPGTWRERVRGIAVDLSPLRESPDYRRIFFGESISTIGTQMTAVAVPIEVYRITHSSLYVGLLGFASLIPLVVFGLIGGSIADAVDRRRLMLVTSSLLGVVSGLLFLQALLDLRQVWLLYVLVFLQSALFAVDAPARRSVIPRLLPARQIPAATALSQVLWNFATVVGPLLAGVIVGTLGLEWAYGIDAVSFAASFAAAVSLAAMPPEGGGTAAGVGSVLEGLRYLRTQPVLLMTFIVDINAMVFGMPRALFPALATGRFHGGSGSVGLLYAAPALGALLGALVSGRFGRVRRQGVAVLLAVAVWGFAIVGFGLANAMWLAVLMLAVAGAADMVSAVFRNSILQVATPDAMRGRLGGVFIAVVAGGPRLGDVEAGTVANLTSAQFSVVSGGFACVLGVLLLGLLVPSFSRYEAPLD